Part of the Rhizobium sp. WYJ-E13 genome is shown below.
CGCCCGTATCGAACCGCGCGAAGCAGCCTTCCTTCTGCTTGCGGATATCGAGGAAGCCGAAACCGGCGATCAGGGCCGTATGCGCCATTGGCTGGCACAGGCGCTGAAGGCACCGCGCGATCCGGCCTGGGTTGCCGATGGCTTCGTCTCTGACAAATGGCTTCCCGTCTCGCCGGTGACCGGCCGTCTCGACGCCTTCGAATGGAAGGCGCCTTTCGGTCAGCTGGAAGGACCGGTCGAGGAGGGTTCGACCGCCCCCCTTGAAACGGCGCTGAAGACCTTGCCGCCGCTGCGCGAAACCCGGCCGGAAAGCGTGGTCAATGACCACCGCATCATCGAGCTGGAGCGGGCCGCAACGATTGCCGAAGCCGTGCGTCCGGTAACTCCTGCGCCCGCGCAGGCAAAAGCCGCCGAACCGTCTGCCTCCCGACCGTTGCCTCCTGCCCCCGAACCAAAACCCTTCTTTGGCGGCCTGCCGGATGATCCCGGTGTCCGTGACCCCAAAATGGAACCGGAACCGAAGACACGGCTCCGTCTTTTCTGAAATGGAACGAAAAACCGCATGCTCGAACGCTTTCAGGCCTTTTTCCAGCATCTGACCGCCGACCGTCCGAAATCAGGCTTTGCCCCCGATGATCCGCGCATCGCGGTCGCCGCGCTCTGTATGCAGGTCATGGAGGCCGACGGCCAGATCAAGGACAGCGAGAAGAAGCGACTGCGCAAGCTCCTGAAGGAGCAGTACGCGCTTGATGGTAAGCAGCTCGACGCGCTGATGGCCGCGGGGCGTGAAGCCGAAAGCTCGGCGGTTGATTATTTCCGCTTCACGTCCGATCTTAAGAGACATCTCAATACCGAACAGCGGCTGGAGCTGATCGGCATTCTCTGGGATATCGTCTATGCCGATGGCGAGCGCAGCGAGATGGAAGACCATGTGATCTGGCGGATCGCCGATCTCCTGGGTGTTTCTTCCCGTGAGCGTATTCAGAAGCGGCAGGAGGCGGCCGCGCGGGTTACAGACGCACAGGTGGTGCAGGACGATGCCGACTGACAGAATTATGAGACGCGATAAGCGCCCCATTCTCATCATTCTTCATCAGGAGCGTTCCAGCCCTGGTCGTGTCGGCCAGCTTCTCATCGAGAAAGGCTATGATCTCGATATCCGACGCCCGGTACTCGGCGATAAGTTGCCCTCCACGCTTGATGATCATGCCGGTGCAGTGGTTTTCGGCGGCCCGATGAGCGCCAACGATCCCGATGAGTTCGTGAAAGCGGAGATCGACTGGCTGGAGATACCGCTCAAGGAAAACCGCCCCTATCTCGGCATCTGCCTTGGTGCACAGATGCTGGCGCGCCAGCTCGGCAGCAAGGTCACTGCCAATTGTGACGGGTCCACCGAGATCGGCTGGTATCCGCTGCATACGACCGAAAGGGGTCGGCTGCTGATGCACTGGCCGAAAATGGTCTATCACTTCCACCGGGAAGGATTTGAACTGCCGCATGGTGCCGAGCTGTTGGCATCCGGCGATGCTTATCCCAATCAGGCCTTCCGCTACAATGGCAACGCCTGGGGCCTGCAGTTCCACGCGGAGCTGACACGGGTGATGATGCATCGCTGGGTGGTGCACGGCGCCCACCGCTTCATCCTGCCGAATGCACAGCAGGGGCGCGAACATCTTGAAGGTCGCATGCTGTTCGATGCGCCGCTCAGAGCCTGGCTCGACGATTTCCTGGATATCGTCTTCGAAGGCAAGACGGCGGCCGTTACGCCACTTCTCGCATAGGCGCGGCAAGCGTATCGATCTTCCGCAGCTTCGGGAATCCGGTTGCCCATATTGCAGCAACGGCGAGCGTGCCAATCCCACCGATAATGACGGCAGGGACGGCGCCAAAAACCGAAGCCATCGTACCCGCGCGGAATTCCCCGAGCTCGTTGGAAGCGCCGACGAAGACCGTATTGACCGCGTTGACACGGCCACGCAGATGGTCCGGTGTCCAGAGCGCGATCAGACTTTCGCGAACATAGACGGAGATCATGTCCGCAGCGCCCATGATGGCGAGCGCGGCAATGGAGACTTCGGTATTCGTCGACAAGCCGAAGACAATCGTACCGAGACCAAAGATGGCCACGCCGATGAACATGTACATCCCGGCCTTATGCTTAAGAGGATAAGCGGCAAGGAAAATTGCCATGATGATGGCGCCGACGCCAGGCGCCGAGCGAAGCAAGCCGAGGCCCCACGGCCCGAGCGTCAGGATATCGCGGGCAAAGATCGGCATCAGTGCCGTGGCACCGCCGAGGAGAACGGCGAAGAGATCGAGCGAGATGGCGCCGAGCACCACCCTCTCTTCTCGGATATAACGGAAGCCGCCGAGGATCATGTCCCAGCTCTTGGCCTCTCCCGCCGTCTTCTGCGGCGGCTTTGGAATCATGCAGAGCAGGATCGCACCGAGCGCGGAGAAGATAACGGCAACCCAATAGGCCGTCGAAGCGCTGACCCCATAAAGCAGACCGCCGAGCACGGGACCGGTTATGGCCGCGAGCTGCCAGGACGACGAATTCCAGGCGATCGCATTGGAGAGATCCTTCTCCGGTACGAGGTTCGGCGCAAGCGACTGCACCGCCGGCGCCATGAAGGCACGCTCGATGCCGAAGACCAGTAGAACGATGAAGACCGGGATCGGCGAAAATGTGCCCGTAACCGTCATACCGAGCAAAACCAGCGTGCAGAGCGCACCGACGAGTGAACAGATCGAGGCAATGGCGCGGCGATTGTGGCGATCGGCCACCGAACCGGTGACGAGGATGAGCACGAGGGACGGCAGGAACTGCACGAGCCCGATCAGGCCGAGATAAATGGCGCTCCCCGTCTGATCATACATCTGCCAGCCCACCGCGACGCTGACGATCTGCTGCGAAAACGAGAGCAGGAATCGCGCGAAAAAGAAGCGCGTGTAGGACGGATGCCGGAACGCGGCAAAACGGTCTCCGGTGGGCGAAAGCGACATAGAGCTTTTCCGAGGAAACGGCGCCAAAGCCGTGCAAAAGCGGCCGTTAAACATGATTCATCGTGCGGTTTCACACGGCACTTGCTCGTTTAGTCGCCAATGTCTACATGTCTGTCAACAACGAATTGGAGACGACGATGATTGCGCTGTTTCAAACCATTGATTTGGCTTTGCAACTTTACACTTGGATCCTGATTGCCAGCGCTATCTTCTCCTGGCTCTATGCATTCAACGTCATCAATTCCAGCAATCAGTTCGTCAATCAGGTCGGAACGTTCCTCTATAACGTCACTGAACCCCTGCTGCGCCCGATCCGTCGCCTGCTGCCCAATCTCGGCGGCATCGACATCTCGCCGATCATCCTTTTGCTGATCATCTTCTTCCTGCGTTCCTTCCTCTGGACGACGATCTATCCGCTCGTCGCTTGACCTCGCCCTGGAAGAAATTTGACGATCATATCCGCCTAGCCGTCCGGCTGACGCCGAATGGCGGGCGGGATGCCATCGACGGTATCGAACCCGATGGCGAGGGCGGAATGCTGCTAGAGCGGGATGATTTTAAGTCCGTTCATATCCGGCTTCCTTGAAGTAGTTTTGGCATTCCTGTGGTGAAACTGTCTTGAGGATGGCTGCGATGGCCTCGTCGATCGCGTGGCGAGTTCTGGCCTGTGCCTCGCGTAGCCAGTGCTTGATCTTGGCAAAGAGCTTTTCGATGGGATTGAGGTCAGGGGAGTATTTGGGCAGGAAGAACAGTTTGGCCCCAGCCTTGCGGATCGCGGTGCGGATTGCTTTTGCCTTGTGTGAGCCCAGATTGTCCATCACGACGATATCGTCTGGCTTGAGTTCGGGGACCAGCACCTTTTCCACATAGATCAGGAACCGCTCGCCATTGATCGGGCCGTCGATGATCCATGGCGCGCTGACGCGGTCGGCGCGCAGGGCGGCAATGAACGTCATGGTGTTCCAATGGCCGAAGGGCGCCTGACCGGGCAACCGTTCGCCGCGCGGCGCCCAGCCCCGGAGCGGCGCCATATTCGTCTTCGTCCAGGTTTCATCGATGAAGACGAGGCGGGCCGGATCGACATGATAGCGATGCTTCAGCCAGCGGTTCCGTCGGGCGGCGACATCGGGCCGCTCGCGCTCGTCGGCGACCATTGTCTTTTTTTATAACTCAACCCTTCATCATGCACGAAGGTCCACACGGAGCGGTAATCGACCTTCAGGCCACGCTCGCCCAGTTCCGCGACCAGCCCGCGCAGGGTAAAAGCCCGTGTGCGGCAGCGCTCGAGCAGCCACTCCTGATGCTCACCGGCGATCGCCCGTGGCTTGTGCCCGCCCATCTGACCGGGGGCTGCGCTGCCCGTCTGGCGAAAGCGCCGCACCCAATCGATCGCGGTGCTGATGCCAATCCCGAAGCGCTTCGCCGCTGCCCGGCAGGACAATCCTTCGCGCGTCACCGCGCCGACAACGCGTTCCCGCAAATCATCGGAAAAAGGTTTTGCCATAAAGACCGGCCTCCTTTACCGGTCTCAATGGTGAAGCTGATTTGCGGGAAAAAGGGAATCCCCTTTTCGATTCCATCTAAAATCATCCCGCTCTAAAAGCGCGCGTGACCGCCGTTCCGGAAAAGGGAAAAGCCAACAAGGCGCTCATCGCCCTCATCGCCAAATCGCTCGGCATCGCCAAATCCTCCGTCGATCTCGTCTCCGGCGACACATCGCGTAAAAAAATCCTCCGGATCGATGGCGACCCGGAGGATTTGATCAGAAAGCTTGAAACGCTTTTCGGCTAAAGCAATTCCAGCAAAAGTGTGCAGCGATTCTGCGTCCGGAATTGCATAAAAGCTAGGATCAGGCCTTTTCCTTCTTGGCGCGCTCGATCGCTTCGAGGATGAGCGCGCCGGCTTCCTTGGAATCGCCCCAGCCGTAGATCTTCACCCATTTGCCGGGTTCCAGATCCTTGTAGTGCTCGAAGAAGTGCTCGATCTGCTTCAGCGTAATTTCCGGAAGGTCGGTGTAGTCCGTGACCTTCTCATAACGCAGCGTCAGCTTGGGCGACGGAACGGCAATGATCTTCTCGTCCTTGCCGGAATTGTCTTCCATCTTCAGAACGCCGATCGGGCGGACGTTGATGACACAGCCCGGGACCAGCGGGCGGGTGCTGGCGATCAGGACGTCGATCGGGTCGCCATCTTCCGAGAGCGTATGCGGTACGAAGCCATAGTTACCCGGATAGGTCATCGGCGTGTAGAGGAAACGGTCGACAACCAGCGTGCCGGCTTCCTTGTCCATTTCGTACTTGATCGGATGACCGCCGACCGGAACCTCGACGATAACGTTGACGTCTTCTGGTGGATTATTACCGATTGAAACGGCATCGATGCGCATAAGAAACTCCCGCGAGGTTGAATTGGTCGCAGCCAGTTAATCGGTTTCATCTCGCAACGCAACATGCCTCGCAAGCAATGCTTAATATGCAAGGACATCCAAAAGTGGAATATTTGCAGTGTGAAATGGGTCGGTTGCGAAGCCGTAATCAGTTCCAGATGAAGCCGATCTTTTTGATCTGCTTATGGTCGAAATTTTCCATGCCTTCGCAGAAATCGATACCGCCATGATCGCGATAAAAGCCGGCAGCCGTCTCGTTCTCTTCCAGGCACCAGACGACCATGCCGTTACAACCAAGGGATTTCAGAAGTCGCCGGGCTTCGCCGAAAAGCAGTTTACCGAGGCCGATGCCCTGGTATTCCGGACGCAGGTAGAGCTCGTAGATTTCGCCTTCCTGCGGCAGCGCGCGGGCGCGATTGAGACCGAGGGTCGCATAGCCCGCGACAGTGCCCGCAACATCGAGAACAAGCAACGTGGCAGGGCCACGTGTCGCCTTGCGCCACCAATTTTCGCCGCGGCGTTCGATCATCTGGGTGAGTGCGCGATGCGGAATGATGCCTGCATAAGTATGCTGCCATGAAAGCCGATGGGCTTCCGAAATGGCTCGGGCATCATGCGGTTCGGCCCGCCGGACATCAATCGACAACGTCTTCATAACGCTTACTCTGGTCCTGCCGGAGGCAATTAACCATATGCGACAGCCGCATCGTGATCGATTGCCCACAGACTTGATATGTGGACGACAGAGAAAATTTAACGCTTTTTTAACGATTGTCACAAGCCGGAATCGACGCGGCGCACAATAAAAAACCCCGGCGCAACGGCCGGGGTTTTAAGGGATGGCTCGAGGCTCTTAGAGCGCCGCCTTCGACTTTTCGAACCGCTTGCGGTCGTTTGCGTCGAGATACATCTTGCGAAGACGAATATTCTTCGGCGTCACTTCCATCAACTCGTCGTCCTGGATCCAGGAGAGCGCACGATCAAGCGTCATGCGGATCGGCGGCGTCAGCTTCACTGCTTCGTCCTTGCCGGCGGCGCGGATGTTGGTGAGCTGCTTGCCCTTCAGGACGTTCACTTCAAGATCGTTGTCGCGTGAATGGATGCCGATAATCATGCCGGCATAAACCTTTTCGCCCGGCTCGATGATCATCGGGCCACGATCTTCCAGGTTGAACATCGCATAAGCGACAGCTTCGCCGGATCCGTTGGCGAGCAGCACGCCATTGACGCGGCCACCGATCACACCCTTGTAGGGCTGGTAGTCGTGGAACAGGCGGTTCATGATCGCCGTGCCGCGCGTATCCGTCAGCAGTTCCGACTGGTAGCCGATCAGGCCACGGGTCGGTGCGTAGAAACGCAGGCGAAGACGGTTGCCGCCCGACGGACGCA
Proteins encoded:
- a CDS encoding TerB family tellurite resistance protein, which produces MLERFQAFFQHLTADRPKSGFAPDDPRIAVAALCMQVMEADGQIKDSEKKRLRKLLKEQYALDGKQLDALMAAGREAESSAVDYFRFTSDLKRHLNTEQRLELIGILWDIVYADGERSEMEDHVIWRIADLLGVSSRERIQKRQEAAARVTDAQVVQDDAD
- a CDS encoding glutamine amidotransferase, translating into MPTDRIMRRDKRPILIILHQERSSPGRVGQLLIEKGYDLDIRRPVLGDKLPSTLDDHAGAVVFGGPMSANDPDEFVKAEIDWLEIPLKENRPYLGICLGAQMLARQLGSKVTANCDGSTEIGWYPLHTTERGRLLMHWPKMVYHFHREGFELPHGAELLASGDAYPNQAFRYNGNAWGLQFHAELTRVMMHRWVVHGAHRFILPNAQQGREHLEGRMLFDAPLRAWLDDFLDIVFEGKTAAVTPLLA
- a CDS encoding MFS transporter; translation: MSLSPTGDRFAAFRHPSYTRFFFARFLLSFSQQIVSVAVGWQMYDQTGSAIYLGLIGLVQFLPSLVLILVTGSVADRHNRRAIASICSLVGALCTLVLLGMTVTGTFSPIPVFIVLLVFGIERAFMAPAVQSLAPNLVPEKDLSNAIAWNSSSWQLAAITGPVLGGLLYGVSASTAYWVAVIFSALGAILLCMIPKPPQKTAGEAKSWDMILGGFRYIREERVVLGAISLDLFAVLLGGATALMPIFARDILTLGPWGLGLLRSAPGVGAIIMAIFLAAYPLKHKAGMYMFIGVAIFGLGTIVFGLSTNTEVSIAALAIMGAADMISVYVRESLIALWTPDHLRGRVNAVNTVFVGASNELGEFRAGTMASVFGAVPAVIIGGIGTLAVAAIWATGFPKLRKIDTLAAPMREVA
- a CDS encoding YggT family protein; the encoded protein is MIALFQTIDLALQLYTWILIASAIFSWLYAFNVINSSNQFVNQVGTFLYNVTEPLLRPIRRLLPNLGGIDISPIILLLIIFFLRSFLWTTIYPLVA
- a CDS encoding IS630 family transposase (programmed frameshift); this translates as MAKPFSDDLRERVVGAVTREGLSCRAAAKRFGIGISTAIDWVRRFRQTGSAAPGQMGGHKPRAIAGEHQEWLLERCRTRAFTLRGLVAELGERGLKVDYRSVWTFVHDEGLSYKKTMVADERERPDVAARRNRWLKHRYHVDPARLVFIDETWTKTNMAPLRGWAPRGERLPGQAPFGHWNTMTFIAALRADRVSAPWIIDGPINGERFLIYVEKVLVPELKPDDIVVMDNLGSHKAKAIRTAIRKAGAKLFFLPKYSPDLNPIEKLFAKIKHWLREAQARTRHAIDEAIAAILKTVSPQECQNYFKEAGYERT
- the ppa gene encoding inorganic diphosphatase is translated as MRIDAVSIGNNPPEDVNVIVEVPVGGHPIKYEMDKEAGTLVVDRFLYTPMTYPGNYGFVPHTLSEDGDPIDVLIASTRPLVPGCVINVRPIGVLKMEDNSGKDEKIIAVPSPKLTLRYEKVTDYTDLPEITLKQIEHFFEHYKDLEPGKWVKIYGWGDSKEAGALILEAIERAKKEKA
- a CDS encoding GNAT family N-acetyltransferase, encoding MKTLSIDVRRAEPHDARAISEAHRLSWQHTYAGIIPHRALTQMIERRGENWWRKATRGPATLLVLDVAGTVAGYATLGLNRARALPQEGEIYELYLRPEYQGIGLGKLLFGEARRLLKSLGCNGMVVWCLEENETAAGFYRDHGGIDFCEGMENFDHKQIKKIGFIWN